AACACCCAGTGGTGAGTCCGTGTGGATATGCATGTGCGGCTTAAGCGACACATACCCAATATGCAGTGGTAAGCATAGGTTAGTGGCTGATGAGAAGGAAAACGAGGTTTACCTATACACCCAGGATGGTAAGAGGATAGGCGTAATAAACCTAGACACGACACAGCTCAGGAAGGTATGAACCAAACATCATTTTAAAATGTAAATACCACAACCCCAATTTACCTGTTTACACGCATCCTGTGGGTTTTGGT
This portion of the Vulcanisaeta thermophila genome encodes:
- a CDS encoding CDGSH iron-sulfur domain-containing protein; amino-acid sequence: MRVVLHTRKGPYEYKTPSGESVWICMCGLSDTYPICSGKHRLVADEKENEVYLYTQDGKRIGVINLDTTQLRKV